One Anguilla rostrata isolate EN2019 chromosome 15, ASM1855537v3, whole genome shotgun sequence genomic window carries:
- the faima gene encoding fas apoptotic inhibitory molecule a translates to MSGDLVGVWEVALSDGVHRIEFEHGTTTGKRVIYIDGKEVVRRDWMFKLVGKETFTVGGTETKATINIDAVSGFAYEYTLEINGKSLKKYMENRAKVTSTWVLNLDGVDCRIVLEKDTMDIWCNGQKMETAGEFVEDGTETHFTVADHDCCIKAVSSGKKRDGLIHTLLVDGVEVTESTE, encoded by the exons ATGTCTGGGGACTTGGTGGGCGTTTGGGAAGTAGCGTTGAGCGATGGCGTTCACAGGATCGAATTTGAGCACGGCACCACTACGGGAAAACGCGTCATTTACATTGATGGAAAG gAAGTGGTGAGAAGGGACTGGATGTTCAAACTTGTGGGAAAAGAGACTTTCACTGTTGGGGGCACGGAAACCAAAGCAACGATAAACATCGATGCAGTCAGTGGCTTTGCTTACGAATACACCTTGGAGATCAATGGCAAGAGCCTCAAAAAATACatggagaacagagccaaagTCACCAGTACGTGGGTGCTGAACCTTGATGGTGTTGACTGCAGGATAGTTCTAG AGAAAGACACGATGGACATATGGTGCAATGGTCAAAAAATGGAGACTGCG GGCGAGTTTGTGGAGGACGGCACGGAGACGCACTTCACCGTGGCCGACCATGACTGCTGCATCAAGGCCGTGAGCAGCGGGAAGAAACGGGACGGACTGATCCACACCCTGCTGGTGGACGGGGTGGAGGTGACCGAGTCCACCGAGTGA
- the parp9 gene encoding protein mono-ADP-ribosyltransferase PARP9 isoform X1: MNDSTLIPVDLATAQFLAQCGEVLINVVQRKFGICAVLHNIENSRTAQMSGVKRCSVLLSGGPEVSVWKDDLTTHRVDAVVNAANEQLSHGAGLAGALSQAGGPQIQQLSNQYVKKFGKVATGEVAITPPGALPCKAIIHAVGPILFYRPNTEEVAHASPLLKRAVENILHLAERKSFQSVAIPALSSGLFNFPLDRCAEVIVNTVKDYRYGSQLSEVRLVNHDEPTVSAMEKAFREILESKASYSGAVKDVRTSVAALPSLQMGSVTMHIKTGHIEQEKVDVIVNTISPDLNLFKGDVSRAILKKAGNNIQKEIHASQLTSQFGDVIETNSHHLDCFRVYHTVCAVIEDNGSKILRSVVRKCLDKAVKGKYSSISFPAIGTGNLGFKKEEVAKLMIGEVADFAKQHKGQKLDVYFVLFPSDLGKIKAFQNEMAFHKGKQSSEFSTASKEIYPVPSGSYDGGRARTGEQPCIELRSAFKADQREAARWIAEMVYLTSNKCTILNNHILYFGQKEHAELQDFQAAFDLSIREFLKDGIAGVTITGPKLGVREAALRVEALCCEAQEEFARTEESAMMHNVVRWRFTEFPGFEEPEITGTLERALLARCDTLTIEVDGCDLQVSLRKMEAKHPNGRGCHIDRKCLYRDNPMDLKFHNGSFYQRTVVDLKALGYADQDFIDLDVVKIEKVENPLLEHHFQQKERQVSGRPKRLYQQVPAQFCDLVCRVGFQRQYSPPKEQKYGAGIYFGGSSSAARKLAEHLENEEYMYIFQAQVLTGKDTMGSPDLIIPPALGSDPLCRYDSVSGGRDTHVIFNSHQALPVYLLTCRKHVQKGTSL, from the exons ATGAATGACAGTACGTTGATCCCCGTTGATCTTGCCACTGCACAGTTCCTTGCCCAGTGTGGTGAGGTTCTGATCAATGTTGTGCAGAGAAAGTTTGGCATCTGCGCCGTTCTTCACAACATAGAGAACAGCAGGACAGCCCAGATGAGCGGGGTGAAGCGGTGCTCAGTGCTTCTGTCGGGTGGGCCTGAGGTCTCTGTGTGGAAGGACGACCTGACCACTCACCGCGTGGATGCCGTCGTCAATGCCGCCAACGAGCAACTCAGCCATGGGGCAGGGCTGGCAGGCGCACTCTCTCAAGCTGGCGGGCCACAGATCCAGCAGCTGAGTAATCAGTATGTTAAAAAATTTGGAAAGGTAGCCACTGGAGAGGTAGCCATCACACCACCTGGGGCCCTCCCCTGTAAAGCCATTATTCATGCCGTAGGTCCGATCCTTTTCTATCGACCGAACACTGAAGAAGTTGCGCACGCATCACCTTTATTGAAACGTGCAGTTGAAAACATCTTACATTTGGCAGAAAGAAAATCCTTCCAATCTGTTGCCATTCCTGCTCTGAGCTCTGGCCTGTTTAATTTCCCTCTCGATCGCTGCGCAGAAGTTATTGTGAACACCGTGAAAGATTACCGCTACGGTTCACAGCTTTCAGAAGTTCGCCTGGTCAATCATGATGAGCCTACAGTCTCAGCGATGGAGAAGGCTTTCAGAGAGATTCTGGAATCCAAGGCATCCTACAGCGGAGCTGTTAAGGATGTCAGAACCAGTGTGGCTGCGTTGCCATCATTGCAGATGGGCAGTGTCACAATGCATATCAAAACAGGGCACATTGAACAAGAGAAG GTGGATGTAATTGTGAATACAATATCTCCAGACcttaatttatttaaaggagATGTTTCAAGAGCAATATTAAAAAAAGCTGGCAACAACATTCAAAAAGAGATACACGCATCACAGTTGACCAGTCAGTTTGGGGACGTCATTGAAACCAATTCCCATCATCTTGATTGTTTTCGTGTATACCACACTGTTTGTGCAGTGATAGAAGATAATGGGTCTAAg ATTCTACGTTCAGTTGTTAGAAAATGCTTGGACAAGGCAGTCAAGGGCAAGTACTCATCCATCTCCTTCCCTGCCATTGGCACTGGTAATCTGGGCTTCAAAAAAGAGGAAGTCGCCAAATTAATGATAGGAGAAGTTGCAGATTTTGCCAAACAACACAAAGGACAGAAGTtggatgtttattttgttttgtttcccagtgatttggggaaaataaag GCTTTTCAAAATGAGATGGCTTTTCACAAAGGAAAACAGTCCAGCGAATTCAGCACTGCTAGCAAAG AAATCTATCCAGTACCATCAGGCTCCTATGATGGTGGCCGGGCTCGCACTGGAGAACAACCATGCATTGAGCTTCGCAGTGCCTTCAAAGCAGATCAGAGGGAAGCGGCAAGATGGATTGCTGAAATGGTTTACTTGACCTCCAATAAATGCACCATACTTAACAACCACATCCTGTACTTTGGCCAGAAAGAGCATGCGGAGCTCCAGGACTTCCAGGCTGCTTTTGATTTGTCCATTCGGGAGTTCCTTAAGGATGGTATAGCTGGGGTGACCATCACAGGACCCAAGCTAGGAGTGCGGGAGGCTGCGCTGAGGGTGGAGGCTTTGTGCTGTGAGGCCCAGGAGGAATTTGCCCGGACCGAGGAGAGCGCCATGATGCACAACGTGGTCCGCTGGAGGTTCACTGAATTCCCTGGGTTTGAAGAACCGGAAATAACTGGCACTTTGGAAAGGGCCCTCCTTGCAAGATGTGACACTCTGACCATTGAAGTGGACGGTTGCGATCTCCAGGTTTCCCTCAGAAAAATGGAGGCAAAACATCCCAATGGGAGGGGCTGTCATATTGATAGGAAAT GCTTGTATAGAGACAATCCCATGGACCTGAAATTCCATAATGGGTCCTTTTATCAAAGGACGGTGGTAGATCTTAAGGCCCTTGGCTATGCAGATCAAGACTTTATTGACCTTGATGTCGTTAAG ATTGAGAAGGTGGAGAACCCTCTTCTGGAGCATCATTTCCAGCAGAAGGAGAGACAGGTGTCCGGCAGACCCAAGCGCCTGTACCAGCAGGTTCCAGCACAGTTCTGTGACCTGGTGTGCCGTGTTGGGTTCCAGAGGCAGTACTCTCCACCCAAGG agCAAAAGTATGGAGCTGGAATCTATTTCGGTGGCAGTTCGTCTGCAGCGAGGAAGCTGGCAGAGCACTTGGAAAACGAGGAgtacatgtacatttttcaggCGCAGGTGTTGACAGGGAAGGACACCATGGGATCACCTGACCTAATCATTCCTCCTGCCCTTGGCTCAGACCCCCTCTGTCGATATGACAGTGTAAGCGGTGGCAGGGACACTCATGTCATCTTCAACAGTCACCAGGCTCTTCCTGTGTATCTGCTCACATGCAGAAAACATGTTCAAAAAGGTACTTCCCTGTAG
- the parp9 gene encoding protein mono-ADP-ribosyltransferase PARP9 isoform X3 — protein sequence MNDSTLIPVDLATAQFLAQCGEVLINVVQRKFGICAVLHNIENSRTAQMSGVKRCSVLLSGGPEVSVWKDDLTTHRVDAVVNAANEQLSHGAGLAGALSQAGGPQIQQLSNQYVKKFGKVATGEVAITPPGALPCKAIIHAVGPILFYRPNTEEVAHASPLLKRAVENILHLAERKSFQSVAIPALSSGLFNFPLDRCAEVIVNTVKDYRYGSQLSEVRLVNHDEPTVSAMEKAFREILESKASYSGAVKDVRTSVAALPSLQMGSVTMHIKTGHIEQEKILRSVVRKCLDKAVKGKYSSISFPAIGTGNLGFKKEEVAKLMIGEVADFAKQHKGQKLDVYFVLFPSDLGKIKAFQNEMAFHKGKQSSEFSTASKEIYPVPSGSYDGGRARTGEQPCIELRSAFKADQREAARWIAEMVYLTSNKCTILNNHILYFGQKEHAELQDFQAAFDLSIREFLKDGIAGVTITGPKLGVREAALRVEALCCEAQEEFARTEESAMMHNVVRWRFTEFPGFEEPEITGTLERALLARCDTLTIEVDGCDLQVSLRKMEAKHPNGRGCHIDRKCLYRDNPMDLKFHNGSFYQRTVVDLKALGYADQDFIDLDVVKIEKVENPLLEHHFQQKERQVSGRPKRLYQQVPAQFCDLVCRVGFQRQYSPPKEQKYGAGIYFGGSSSAARKLAEHLENEEYMYIFQAQVLTGKDTMGSPDLIIPPALGSDPLCRYDSVSGGRDTHVIFNSHQALPVYLLTCRKHVQKGTSL from the exons ATGAATGACAGTACGTTGATCCCCGTTGATCTTGCCACTGCACAGTTCCTTGCCCAGTGTGGTGAGGTTCTGATCAATGTTGTGCAGAGAAAGTTTGGCATCTGCGCCGTTCTTCACAACATAGAGAACAGCAGGACAGCCCAGATGAGCGGGGTGAAGCGGTGCTCAGTGCTTCTGTCGGGTGGGCCTGAGGTCTCTGTGTGGAAGGACGACCTGACCACTCACCGCGTGGATGCCGTCGTCAATGCCGCCAACGAGCAACTCAGCCATGGGGCAGGGCTGGCAGGCGCACTCTCTCAAGCTGGCGGGCCACAGATCCAGCAGCTGAGTAATCAGTATGTTAAAAAATTTGGAAAGGTAGCCACTGGAGAGGTAGCCATCACACCACCTGGGGCCCTCCCCTGTAAAGCCATTATTCATGCCGTAGGTCCGATCCTTTTCTATCGACCGAACACTGAAGAAGTTGCGCACGCATCACCTTTATTGAAACGTGCAGTTGAAAACATCTTACATTTGGCAGAAAGAAAATCCTTCCAATCTGTTGCCATTCCTGCTCTGAGCTCTGGCCTGTTTAATTTCCCTCTCGATCGCTGCGCAGAAGTTATTGTGAACACCGTGAAAGATTACCGCTACGGTTCACAGCTTTCAGAAGTTCGCCTGGTCAATCATGATGAGCCTACAGTCTCAGCGATGGAGAAGGCTTTCAGAGAGATTCTGGAATCCAAGGCATCCTACAGCGGAGCTGTTAAGGATGTCAGAACCAGTGTGGCTGCGTTGCCATCATTGCAGATGGGCAGTGTCACAATGCATATCAAAACAGGGCACATTGAACAAGAGAAG ATTCTACGTTCAGTTGTTAGAAAATGCTTGGACAAGGCAGTCAAGGGCAAGTACTCATCCATCTCCTTCCCTGCCATTGGCACTGGTAATCTGGGCTTCAAAAAAGAGGAAGTCGCCAAATTAATGATAGGAGAAGTTGCAGATTTTGCCAAACAACACAAAGGACAGAAGTtggatgtttattttgttttgtttcccagtgatttggggaaaataaag GCTTTTCAAAATGAGATGGCTTTTCACAAAGGAAAACAGTCCAGCGAATTCAGCACTGCTAGCAAAG AAATCTATCCAGTACCATCAGGCTCCTATGATGGTGGCCGGGCTCGCACTGGAGAACAACCATGCATTGAGCTTCGCAGTGCCTTCAAAGCAGATCAGAGGGAAGCGGCAAGATGGATTGCTGAAATGGTTTACTTGACCTCCAATAAATGCACCATACTTAACAACCACATCCTGTACTTTGGCCAGAAAGAGCATGCGGAGCTCCAGGACTTCCAGGCTGCTTTTGATTTGTCCATTCGGGAGTTCCTTAAGGATGGTATAGCTGGGGTGACCATCACAGGACCCAAGCTAGGAGTGCGGGAGGCTGCGCTGAGGGTGGAGGCTTTGTGCTGTGAGGCCCAGGAGGAATTTGCCCGGACCGAGGAGAGCGCCATGATGCACAACGTGGTCCGCTGGAGGTTCACTGAATTCCCTGGGTTTGAAGAACCGGAAATAACTGGCACTTTGGAAAGGGCCCTCCTTGCAAGATGTGACACTCTGACCATTGAAGTGGACGGTTGCGATCTCCAGGTTTCCCTCAGAAAAATGGAGGCAAAACATCCCAATGGGAGGGGCTGTCATATTGATAGGAAAT GCTTGTATAGAGACAATCCCATGGACCTGAAATTCCATAATGGGTCCTTTTATCAAAGGACGGTGGTAGATCTTAAGGCCCTTGGCTATGCAGATCAAGACTTTATTGACCTTGATGTCGTTAAG ATTGAGAAGGTGGAGAACCCTCTTCTGGAGCATCATTTCCAGCAGAAGGAGAGACAGGTGTCCGGCAGACCCAAGCGCCTGTACCAGCAGGTTCCAGCACAGTTCTGTGACCTGGTGTGCCGTGTTGGGTTCCAGAGGCAGTACTCTCCACCCAAGG agCAAAAGTATGGAGCTGGAATCTATTTCGGTGGCAGTTCGTCTGCAGCGAGGAAGCTGGCAGAGCACTTGGAAAACGAGGAgtacatgtacatttttcaggCGCAGGTGTTGACAGGGAAGGACACCATGGGATCACCTGACCTAATCATTCCTCCTGCCCTTGGCTCAGACCCCCTCTGTCGATATGACAGTGTAAGCGGTGGCAGGGACACTCATGTCATCTTCAACAGTCACCAGGCTCTTCCTGTGTATCTGCTCACATGCAGAAAACATGTTCAAAAAGGTACTTCCCTGTAG
- the parp9 gene encoding protein mono-ADP-ribosyltransferase PARP9 isoform X2 encodes MNDSTLIPVDLATAQFLAQCGEVLINVVQRKFGICAVLHNIENSRTAQMSGVKRCSVLLSGGPEVSVWKDDLTTHRVDAVVNAANEQLSHGAGLAGALSQAGGPQIQQLSNQYVKKFGKVATGEVAITPPGALPCKAIIHAVGPILFYRPNTEEVAHASPLLKRAVENILHLAERKSFQSVAIPALSSGLFNFPLDRCAEVIVNTVKDYRYGSQLSEVRLVNHDEPTVSAMEKAFREILESKASYSGAVKDVRTSVAALPSLQMGSVTMHIKTGHIEQEKVDVIVNTISPDLNLFKGDVSRAILKKAGNNIQKEIHASQLTSQFGDVIETNSHHLDCFRVYHTVCAVIEDNGSKILRSVVRKCLDKAVKGKYSSISFPAIGTGNLGFKKEEVAKLMIGEVADFAKQHKGQKLDVYFVLFPSDLGKIKAFQNEMAFHKGKQSSEFSTASKGSYDGGRARTGEQPCIELRSAFKADQREAARWIAEMVYLTSNKCTILNNHILYFGQKEHAELQDFQAAFDLSIREFLKDGIAGVTITGPKLGVREAALRVEALCCEAQEEFARTEESAMMHNVVRWRFTEFPGFEEPEITGTLERALLARCDTLTIEVDGCDLQVSLRKMEAKHPNGRGCHIDRKCLYRDNPMDLKFHNGSFYQRTVVDLKALGYADQDFIDLDVVKIEKVENPLLEHHFQQKERQVSGRPKRLYQQVPAQFCDLVCRVGFQRQYSPPKEQKYGAGIYFGGSSSAARKLAEHLENEEYMYIFQAQVLTGKDTMGSPDLIIPPALGSDPLCRYDSVSGGRDTHVIFNSHQALPVYLLTCRKHVQKGTSL; translated from the exons ATGAATGACAGTACGTTGATCCCCGTTGATCTTGCCACTGCACAGTTCCTTGCCCAGTGTGGTGAGGTTCTGATCAATGTTGTGCAGAGAAAGTTTGGCATCTGCGCCGTTCTTCACAACATAGAGAACAGCAGGACAGCCCAGATGAGCGGGGTGAAGCGGTGCTCAGTGCTTCTGTCGGGTGGGCCTGAGGTCTCTGTGTGGAAGGACGACCTGACCACTCACCGCGTGGATGCCGTCGTCAATGCCGCCAACGAGCAACTCAGCCATGGGGCAGGGCTGGCAGGCGCACTCTCTCAAGCTGGCGGGCCACAGATCCAGCAGCTGAGTAATCAGTATGTTAAAAAATTTGGAAAGGTAGCCACTGGAGAGGTAGCCATCACACCACCTGGGGCCCTCCCCTGTAAAGCCATTATTCATGCCGTAGGTCCGATCCTTTTCTATCGACCGAACACTGAAGAAGTTGCGCACGCATCACCTTTATTGAAACGTGCAGTTGAAAACATCTTACATTTGGCAGAAAGAAAATCCTTCCAATCTGTTGCCATTCCTGCTCTGAGCTCTGGCCTGTTTAATTTCCCTCTCGATCGCTGCGCAGAAGTTATTGTGAACACCGTGAAAGATTACCGCTACGGTTCACAGCTTTCAGAAGTTCGCCTGGTCAATCATGATGAGCCTACAGTCTCAGCGATGGAGAAGGCTTTCAGAGAGATTCTGGAATCCAAGGCATCCTACAGCGGAGCTGTTAAGGATGTCAGAACCAGTGTGGCTGCGTTGCCATCATTGCAGATGGGCAGTGTCACAATGCATATCAAAACAGGGCACATTGAACAAGAGAAG GTGGATGTAATTGTGAATACAATATCTCCAGACcttaatttatttaaaggagATGTTTCAAGAGCAATATTAAAAAAAGCTGGCAACAACATTCAAAAAGAGATACACGCATCACAGTTGACCAGTCAGTTTGGGGACGTCATTGAAACCAATTCCCATCATCTTGATTGTTTTCGTGTATACCACACTGTTTGTGCAGTGATAGAAGATAATGGGTCTAAg ATTCTACGTTCAGTTGTTAGAAAATGCTTGGACAAGGCAGTCAAGGGCAAGTACTCATCCATCTCCTTCCCTGCCATTGGCACTGGTAATCTGGGCTTCAAAAAAGAGGAAGTCGCCAAATTAATGATAGGAGAAGTTGCAGATTTTGCCAAACAACACAAAGGACAGAAGTtggatgtttattttgttttgtttcccagtgatttggggaaaataaag GCTTTTCAAAATGAGATGGCTTTTCACAAAGGAAAACAGTCCAGCGAATTCAGCACTGCTAGCAAAG GCTCCTATGATGGTGGCCGGGCTCGCACTGGAGAACAACCATGCATTGAGCTTCGCAGTGCCTTCAAAGCAGATCAGAGGGAAGCGGCAAGATGGATTGCTGAAATGGTTTACTTGACCTCCAATAAATGCACCATACTTAACAACCACATCCTGTACTTTGGCCAGAAAGAGCATGCGGAGCTCCAGGACTTCCAGGCTGCTTTTGATTTGTCCATTCGGGAGTTCCTTAAGGATGGTATAGCTGGGGTGACCATCACAGGACCCAAGCTAGGAGTGCGGGAGGCTGCGCTGAGGGTGGAGGCTTTGTGCTGTGAGGCCCAGGAGGAATTTGCCCGGACCGAGGAGAGCGCCATGATGCACAACGTGGTCCGCTGGAGGTTCACTGAATTCCCTGGGTTTGAAGAACCGGAAATAACTGGCACTTTGGAAAGGGCCCTCCTTGCAAGATGTGACACTCTGACCATTGAAGTGGACGGTTGCGATCTCCAGGTTTCCCTCAGAAAAATGGAGGCAAAACATCCCAATGGGAGGGGCTGTCATATTGATAGGAAAT GCTTGTATAGAGACAATCCCATGGACCTGAAATTCCATAATGGGTCCTTTTATCAAAGGACGGTGGTAGATCTTAAGGCCCTTGGCTATGCAGATCAAGACTTTATTGACCTTGATGTCGTTAAG ATTGAGAAGGTGGAGAACCCTCTTCTGGAGCATCATTTCCAGCAGAAGGAGAGACAGGTGTCCGGCAGACCCAAGCGCCTGTACCAGCAGGTTCCAGCACAGTTCTGTGACCTGGTGTGCCGTGTTGGGTTCCAGAGGCAGTACTCTCCACCCAAGG agCAAAAGTATGGAGCTGGAATCTATTTCGGTGGCAGTTCGTCTGCAGCGAGGAAGCTGGCAGAGCACTTGGAAAACGAGGAgtacatgtacatttttcaggCGCAGGTGTTGACAGGGAAGGACACCATGGGATCACCTGACCTAATCATTCCTCCTGCCCTTGGCTCAGACCCCCTCTGTCGATATGACAGTGTAAGCGGTGGCAGGGACACTCATGTCATCTTCAACAGTCACCAGGCTCTTCCTGTGTATCTGCTCACATGCAGAAAACATGTTCAAAAAGGTACTTCCCTGTAG